A window of Phocoena phocoena chromosome 6, mPhoPho1.1, whole genome shotgun sequence contains these coding sequences:
- the PHYHIP gene encoding phytanoyl-CoA hydroxylase-interacting protein — MELLSTPHSIEVSNITCDSFRISWTMENSDLERVTHYFIDLNKKENKNSNKFKHRDVPTKLVAKAVPLPMTVRGHWFLSPRTEYSVAVQTAVKQSDGEYLVSGWSETVEFCTGDYAKEHLAQLQEKAEQIAGRMLRFSVFYRNHHKEYFQHARTHCGNMLQPYLKDNSGSHGSPTSGMLHGVFFSCNTEFNTGQPPQDSPYGRWRFQIPAQRLFNPSTNLYFADFYCMYTAYHYAILVLAPKGSLGDRFCRDRLPLLDIACNKFLTCSVEDGELVFRHAQDLILEIIYTEPVDLSLGTLGEISGHQLMSLSTADAKKDPSCKTCNISVGR, encoded by the exons ATGGAGCTGCTGTCCACGCCCCACAGCATCGAGGTCAGCAACATCACCTGTGACTCCTTTCGCATCTCCTGGACCATGGAGAACAGTGACCTGGAGAGGGTCACCCACTACTTCATTGAcctgaacaagaaagaaaataagaactcCAACAAGTTCAAACACCGG GATGTCCCCACCAAGCTCGTGGCCAAGGCCGTGCCGCTGCCCATGACGGTGAGAGGCCACTGGTTCCTGAGCCCCCGCACGGAGTATAGTGTAGCAGTGCAGACCGCCGTGAAGCAGAGCGACGGGGAGTACCTCGTGTCTGGCTGGAGCGAGACGGTCGAGTTCTGCACTGGGG ATTACGCCAAGGAGCACCTGGCCCAGTTGCAGGAGAAGGCCGAGCAGATCGCAGGCCGTATGCTCCGCTTCTCCGTCTTCTACCGCAACCATCACAAGGAGTACTTCCAGCACGCCAG GACCCACTGCGGGAACATGCTGCAGCCCTACCTGAAGGATAACAGTGGCAGCCATGGCTCCCCGACCAGCGGCATGCTCCACGGGGTCTTCTTCAGCTGCAACACGGAGTTCAACACAGGCCAGCCCCCGCAGGACTCCCCCTACGGCCGCTGGCGCTTCCAGATCCCTGCCCAGCGCCTTTTCAACCCCAGCACCAACCTCTACTTTGCGGACTTCTACTGTATGTACACGGCCTACCACTATGCCATCCTGGTGCTGGCCCCCAAGGGTTCCCTGGGGGATCGCTTCTGCCGTGACCGCCTGCCCCTCCTGGACATTGCCTGCAACAAGTTCCTGACCTGCAGCGTGGAGGATGGGGAGCTGGTCTTCCGCCACGCCCAGGACCTCATCCTGGAGATCATCTACACCGAGCCTGTCGACCTGTCCCTGGGCACCCTGGGGGAGATCAGCGGGCACCAGCTCATGAGCCTGTCCACTGCTGACGCCAAGAAAGACCCCAGCTGCAAGACCTGCAACATCAGCGTGGGCCGCTAG